One Bacteroidota bacterium genomic window carries:
- a CDS encoding T9SS type A sorting domain-containing protein: MKAQTSLLFILTFSSILNAQWFWQNPLPQGNWLFDVKYTNPETALAVGADGTIIKTTNGGENWHRMEANTGYYLHGLFTLNSQISFAVGDHGTFLKTTDGGSYWEVSDAIVNKDLIDVFFINEMTGWATGWGGVIMKTTDGGTSWSTFRNQPEIRLESIFFIDQNTGWAAGQSGYILKTTDGGNSWQTQNTGTLETFYSIQFFDAQNGWACGGGAGTIMKTTNGGTSWTRITTGSTRYFMALQFIDSLHGWALSDKFNVSRTTDGGNTWNESITGGTWFLSGMHFANSSTGCVVGQYGQLFLTSDGGATWSSKPRVTLATLYSSCFTDSLNGWMAGLGGTIIHTSNSGSTWEVQNSGTTQHLRAVQFVDNMNGWAVGGEGYVWNILRTTDGGVNWSVQENTTEYPLHSLSFVDSQTGWVAGHSGKIRKTTDGGQTWIPQFNDTTSSIMEIRFINSQTGWCIADGGVIYKTTNGGENWQGIYVATTTMYSFCFVNESTGWACGWNGTILKTTNGGISWVRQHLELGLLLESIDFADEMSGRAVGANGTLFFTTDGGDTWGKQNCGTTYAFYTVDMINRQTAWIAGSYGSILKTTDGGGVVSVDDIVTSKPVSFELGQNYPNPFNPETVISYTLPVTGEVTIIVYNTLGQKIATLVEGIQEAGNHRVTFKADNLPSGVYFYRMASGNVSIVKKMVVIR, translated from the coding sequence ATGAAAGCACAGACTTCACTTCTATTTATTCTCACCTTCTCATCCATTCTTAATGCCCAATGGTTCTGGCAAAATCCGCTTCCTCAGGGCAACTGGCTTTTCGATGTAAAATACACTAATCCGGAGACCGCGTTGGCGGTTGGTGCTGATGGCACAATAATAAAGACCACCAATGGCGGCGAGAATTGGCACAGGATGGAGGCGAATACAGGTTATTATTTGCATGGCTTGTTTACATTAAACTCACAGATCAGTTTTGCGGTTGGCGACCATGGGACCTTCCTTAAAACCACCGATGGCGGCAGTTACTGGGAAGTTTCGGATGCAATTGTGAATAAAGACCTGATTGATGTTTTCTTCATTAACGAAATGACGGGGTGGGCAACTGGGTGGGGAGGTGTAATCATGAAGACGACTGATGGCGGAACCTCGTGGAGCACTTTCCGTAATCAACCTGAGATCAGGCTGGAATCAATTTTCTTTATCGATCAGAACACAGGTTGGGCAGCCGGACAGTCAGGTTATATCCTTAAAACAACTGACGGTGGTAATTCCTGGCAAACACAAAACACAGGGACACTGGAGACTTTCTATTCCATACAGTTCTTCGATGCACAAAACGGATGGGCGTGCGGAGGTGGTGCCGGAACGATTATGAAAACCACGAATGGTGGAACCTCCTGGACCAGGATAACCACGGGTTCGACCCGCTATTTTATGGCGCTCCAATTCATCGATTCCCTGCACGGCTGGGCTCTAAGCGACAAGTTCAATGTGTCAAGAACCACCGACGGCGGTAATACATGGAATGAGTCAATAACAGGGGGCACCTGGTTCCTGAGCGGGATGCATTTCGCAAATTCATCAACAGGATGTGTAGTCGGACAGTATGGTCAGTTGTTTCTTACCTCCGATGGAGGAGCAACATGGAGCTCCAAACCACGGGTTACTTTAGCCACACTTTACTCGTCATGTTTTACGGATTCCCTTAACGGCTGGATGGCGGGTCTGGGTGGGACTATAATCCACACATCCAACAGCGGATCAACCTGGGAGGTCCAAAACAGTGGTACAACTCAACATTTGCGGGCGGTGCAGTTCGTGGATAACATGAATGGATGGGCTGTCGGAGGAGAGGGTTATGTCTGGAATATTCTTAGGACCACGGATGGGGGTGTAAACTGGTCAGTACAGGAGAATACTACTGAATACCCTTTACATTCATTGAGTTTTGTTGATTCTCAGACGGGGTGGGTTGCCGGTCACTCTGGAAAGATAAGGAAAACCACTGACGGAGGACAAACCTGGATCCCCCAATTCAACGATACTACAAGTTCAATAATGGAGATTAGATTTATAAACAGTCAGACAGGTTGGTGCATTGCAGATGGCGGAGTGATCTACAAGACAACCAACGGGGGAGAAAACTGGCAGGGCATCTATGTCGCAACCACGACAATGTACTCTTTTTGCTTCGTAAATGAATCAACAGGTTGGGCATGTGGTTGGAATGGTACGATTCTGAAAACTACAAATGGGGGTATCTCATGGGTTCGTCAGCATTTGGAACTTGGACTTTTGCTCGAATCGATCGATTTCGCGGATGAGATGTCTGGTCGGGCAGTCGGTGCAAATGGAACCCTCTTTTTCACCACAGACGGGGGTGACACCTGGGGAAAACAGAATTGTGGAACGACTTACGCATTTTATACAGTAGATATGATCAATCGACAGACAGCATGGATTGCGGGGTCTTACGGCTCCATTCTGAAAACCACTGACGGTGGAGGTGTGGTTTCTGTTGACGATATTGTAACATCCAAGCCGGTCTCATTTGAGCTAGGGCAGAACTACCCAAATCCATTTAATCCGGAAACCGTTATCTCTTACACACTACCTGTCACCGGTGAAGTAACAATAATTGTATATAACACTCTCGGACAAAAAATCGCCACACTTGTTGAAGGCATACAAGAAGCAGGCAATCACCGGGTCACCTTCAAGGCGGATAACCTGCCAAGCGGGGTCTATTTTTACAGGATGGCATCGGGAAATGTGAGCATAGTGAAGAAGATGGTTGTTATTCGATAG
- a CDS encoding site-specific DNA-methyltransferase, with protein MNQIEKFPLDSMNIKEEQISQLKQLFPEAFTEGNKIDWERLRLTLGENVDVGKERFVLNWAGKSECFKLIQQPSTGTLVPSREESINFDTTENLFIEGDNLEVLKLLQKSYFGKVKMIYIDPPYNTGNDFVYIDDFKDNLKNYLELTGQVDSEGKKLSTNVESDGRFHSNWLNMMYPRLFLAKNLLREDGVIFISIDDNEVHNLRALCNEIFGEENFVGTFIWKRRASSALAEMRVSSDHEYVICFQKGFLTTFKGNSKDYSFYKNPDNDPRGPWTLGDLTVGMTKDQRPNQFYDLIDPETNLVYSPNPNRVWAYIPSSMEVLIREKRVYFPKDSNRRPMAKRFKSELKAEVNPKSTLLEDVGMNSEGTRLIRDLLEANFFNYSKPLTLLTELIEQVASNEDIIIDFFAGSATTAHAVLNLNKEDGGNRKFICVQIPEPTDEASEAYKAGYKTIADIGKERIRRVIKKIEAEKEKQEPDMFEGEKKAQDLGFKVFKLRRSNFATWDANVEKNVDALTEQLFKNVDHISPAAEQEAILYELLLKAGFELTTEISKLTITDKIVYSVMDNALLICLERNLTHELLKAIAQLKPVRFICLDEGFRDNDQLKSNAVLLMKENGVQKFQTV; from the coding sequence ATGAATCAAATCGAAAAATTCCCATTAGACTCAATGAATATTAAAGAGGAACAAATCTCACAGTTAAAGCAGCTTTTCCCGGAGGCGTTCACAGAAGGAAATAAAATTGACTGGGAAAGGTTGAGGCTCACACTCGGAGAAAATGTTGATGTCGGGAAAGAGAGATTTGTGTTGAACTGGGCAGGTAAATCTGAGTGTTTTAAGTTGATCCAACAACCTTCAACAGGTACATTGGTACCCTCAAGAGAGGAAAGCATAAATTTTGATACCACAGAAAACCTCTTTATCGAAGGAGACAATCTTGAAGTATTAAAACTCCTCCAGAAGTCATACTTTGGTAAAGTGAAGATGATCTACATCGACCCCCCCTACAACACCGGAAACGATTTTGTTTACATCGACGATTTTAAGGATAACCTGAAGAATTATCTTGAACTAACAGGTCAGGTCGATTCCGAAGGGAAAAAACTCTCCACGAATGTTGAATCCGATGGCAGATTCCACAGCAACTGGTTGAATATGATGTATCCGAGATTGTTTCTTGCCAAAAACCTTCTCAGGGAAGATGGGGTTATTTTTATCTCCATTGATGATAATGAGGTGCACAATCTAAGAGCTTTGTGCAATGAGATTTTTGGTGAGGAAAATTTTGTAGGGACTTTCATCTGGAAAAGAAGAGCGTCCTCAGCGTTGGCAGAGATGCGAGTTTCTAGTGATCACGAATATGTAATATGTTTTCAAAAAGGTTTTCTGACAACTTTTAAAGGGAATTCAAAAGACTATAGTTTTTATAAAAATCCCGATAATGACCCCAGAGGCCCTTGGACACTTGGAGATCTTACTGTTGGAATGACAAAGGATCAGAGACCCAACCAATTTTACGATCTAATTGACCCTGAAACAAATCTTGTATATTCTCCTAATCCTAACCGAGTTTGGGCTTATATTCCAAGTAGTATGGAGGTGCTAATACGAGAAAAAAGAGTCTATTTCCCGAAGGATTCTAATCGGAGGCCAATGGCAAAACGATTTAAATCTGAATTGAAAGCTGAGGTTAATCCAAAATCTACTCTACTCGAAGATGTTGGCATGAATTCGGAGGGTACTCGCCTAATAAGAGATCTCCTCGAAGCTAATTTCTTTAACTATTCAAAGCCTCTTACACTGTTAACTGAGTTGATCGAGCAGGTAGCCTCAAATGAGGATATCATTATCGATTTTTTTGCTGGTTCTGCTACAACTGCCCATGCTGTTCTTAATCTGAATAAGGAAGACGGTGGGAACCGAAAATTCATTTGTGTCCAGATCCCCGAACCAACGGATGAAGCAAGTGAAGCCTACAAAGCCGGCTACAAAACAATTGCAGACATCGGAAAGGAAAGAATCAGAAGAGTAATAAAGAAAATTGAGGCCGAAAAGGAAAAGCAGGAGCCTGACATGTTTGAAGGAGAGAAAAAAGCTCAAGACCTTGGATTCAAAGTTTTCAAACTCCGAAGATCGAATTTTGCCACATGGGATGCAAATGTTGAAAAGAATGTTGATGCACTCACGGAGCAGTTATTCAAAAATGTGGATCACATCTCCCCCGCTGCTGAACAGGAAGCCATACTCTACGAACTCCTTTTAAAGGCAGGGTTTGAATTGACAACAGAGATATCAAAACTCACGATAACCGACAAGATAGTTTACAGCGTTATGGATAACGCCCTGCTCATCTGCCTTGAGCGAAACCTGACTCACGAGCTCCTAAAAGCTATAGCACAACTAAAACCTGTCAGGTTCATCTGCCTCGATGAAGGCTTCCGCGATAACGACCAGTTAAAATCAAATGCCGTCCTCTTGATGAAGGAGAACGGAGTTCAAAAATTTCAAACAGTGTGA
- a CDS encoding Abi family protein, producing MKINYTKTPLLYSEQVQLLKSRGLNIADDSYAEACLSDISYYRLSAYFYPFLADKKNHVFKPGSDFESVIKLYRFDNEFRLLLFNAITLIEVSVRTKLTYELSHKYGAFWLENETLYRDKGKTKQLLSKLKEELGRSDEEYLEHYRNKYLEDIPPAWISLEISSFGLVSQLYMNLSSFKDKKEIARHFGFHLPVFQSFLHSLTVVRNICAHHSRIWNKVLSVQPVIPKGSIQSMVDTNKVKRDRISIIVLMMTEILSKISIANDFRKEFESLLMKYPDIDLWAMGFMENIFDKNRTI from the coding sequence ATGAAGATAAATTACACAAAGACACCACTTCTTTACAGCGAACAAGTTCAACTGCTAAAAAGCCGCGGATTGAACATCGCCGATGATTCCTACGCTGAAGCATGCCTTTCGGACATCAGCTATTACAGGTTATCCGCTTATTTTTATCCTTTCCTCGCAGATAAGAAAAACCATGTCTTCAAGCCCGGTTCCGATTTTGAGTCCGTGATAAAACTTTATCGTTTTGACAATGAATTTAGACTTTTGTTATTCAATGCGATTACTCTTATTGAAGTATCAGTACGCACGAAATTGACCTACGAACTTTCACACAAATATGGTGCATTCTGGTTGGAGAACGAAACTCTTTACCGGGATAAGGGGAAGACAAAGCAACTTCTTTCAAAACTCAAGGAGGAACTTGGCAGATCCGATGAGGAATATCTCGAGCATTACAGAAACAAATATTTGGAGGATATTCCACCTGCGTGGATATCATTGGAAATATCATCTTTTGGGTTAGTCTCACAACTTTATATGAATCTTTCAAGTTTCAAAGATAAAAAAGAAATAGCCCGGCATTTTGGGTTTCACCTTCCGGTTTTTCAATCATTTCTTCACTCCCTGACAGTTGTCAGAAATATATGTGCTCATCACTCAAGAATTTGGAATAAAGTGCTGAGTGTCCAGCCTGTCATACCGAAGGGATCAATTCAGTCAATGGTGGACACCAATAAAGTGAAAAGAGACAGGATTTCAATTATAGTCCTGATGATGACAGAAATATTAAGTAAAATTTCAATTGCCAATGATTTTCGTAAAGAGTTTGAAAGTCTGCTAATGAAATATCCTGACATTGACCTGTGGGCAATGGGTTTTATGGAAAATATATTTGATAAAAACCGGACGATATGA
- a CDS encoding DEAD/DEAH box helicase family protein: MKLKFDSSQQFQLDAIASIVDLFDGQPLNKGDFSVEIELGQNALFQTELGFGNLLQISEEAIYENLVKIQERNDLDITGLDEFSANGLNFTVEMETGTGKTYVYLRTIFELNKKYGFKKFVVVVPSIAIREGTLKNIEITRDHFRALYNNVEFEYFVYDGKKANRLRNFATSNQIQIMIINIDSFRKDFSDSEDDKKSNVIFKENDKLSGRKPIEFIQSTNPFVIIDEPQSVDNTPKAKEGIQSLKPLCIFRYSATHRELYNQVYKLDPIRAFELKLVKQIVVAQVSTSSTLNEAFVKLKEVDNKSGIRAKITIQVQQKDGVKEKDFWVKPGHDLYTLSNERAHYQDGYQVIEISAAKGEEYIELGVGRVWLGETKGGMKDEIIENQIRNTIQKHLEKELQVVKKGIKVLSLFFIDRVHNYRAYDEAGKPAKGKFAQIFEEQYNDLIASPRYKELDKFDVSAIHDGYFSQDNKGILKDTSGITALDYSTYDRIMKEKEKLLSLDDPLKFIFSHSALREGWDNPNVFQICTLNETKSTLRKRQEIGRGLRLPVDQEGNRVFDEVINRLTVVANESYDEFAKTLQREYEDDCGVTFGKISKFAFSQLHAGENDPEAKVGRVRSEFIWNDLVQNGILDGNGKITHKFNPSSPGFTLGVRNIDPSMEAEIIETIESYQIDRHIKKDEEPKKLRLKSEKELVEQDLNEDFRALWEKIRQKTSFKVEFDTNVLINNCVRMIKSMATVEKVKIKYTEAELTVDKRGVTGDVTRVRERLSSYIGPLPDVIAYLQRETELTRRTLVTILTESGRLQEFIVNPQKFMEQVTNIINREKQKLIIDGIKYEKIAGEVYQMELFEQKEIDSYLSNRLAVRKSIYDYVVYDSSIEKKFAEALDKREDVKLFLKLPNWFTVTTPIGEYNPDWAIVKHDQSKVYLVRETKGNKDRSKLRPSEAEKIECAEKHFNTLGVSFDVVVDAGEV, encoded by the coding sequence ATGAAACTAAAATTTGACAGTTCCCAACAGTTCCAGCTTGATGCCATAGCGAGTATCGTTGACCTCTTCGATGGTCAGCCGTTGAACAAGGGAGACTTCTCCGTAGAGATTGAATTGGGACAAAATGCCCTTTTTCAAACAGAACTAGGGTTTGGGAACCTGCTTCAGATCTCAGAGGAAGCCATATATGAAAATCTTGTAAAGATTCAGGAGAGAAACGACCTCGATATCACCGGATTGGATGAATTCAGTGCCAACGGGTTAAACTTCACAGTCGAGATGGAGACAGGAACCGGAAAGACCTATGTCTATCTAAGAACAATCTTTGAGTTGAATAAAAAATACGGTTTCAAAAAGTTTGTTGTCGTTGTGCCAAGCATTGCCATCAGAGAAGGTACACTTAAAAACATCGAAATTACCCGTGATCATTTCAGAGCTCTATACAATAATGTTGAATTCGAGTATTTCGTTTATGACGGCAAAAAGGCAAACAGACTCAGGAACTTTGCCACAAGTAATCAAATCCAGATAATGATCATCAACATTGATTCATTCCGGAAGGATTTCTCCGACAGTGAGGATGATAAAAAGAGCAATGTGATATTTAAGGAGAATGACAAACTATCAGGGAGAAAACCGATAGAGTTCATTCAAAGCACCAACCCTTTCGTGATAATTGATGAACCTCAGAGTGTTGATAATACACCAAAAGCAAAGGAAGGGATACAATCACTAAAACCACTCTGCATTTTCCGGTATTCAGCCACACATCGTGAACTTTACAATCAGGTTTACAAACTTGACCCCATCCGTGCGTTTGAGTTGAAACTGGTTAAACAAATCGTTGTTGCACAGGTCTCAACTTCGAGTACCCTGAATGAGGCTTTTGTAAAACTGAAGGAAGTGGATAATAAATCAGGGATCAGAGCGAAGATCACTATTCAGGTTCAGCAGAAAGATGGTGTAAAGGAAAAAGATTTTTGGGTAAAACCGGGTCATGATCTATATACTCTCTCCAACGAAAGGGCTCATTATCAGGACGGATATCAGGTCATCGAGATTAGTGCTGCCAAAGGGGAGGAATATATTGAACTCGGAGTCGGAAGAGTCTGGCTTGGGGAAACAAAAGGGGGAATGAAAGACGAAATAATTGAGAATCAGATACGAAACACAATACAAAAGCACCTCGAGAAGGAATTGCAGGTTGTTAAGAAAGGGATTAAAGTCCTTTCCCTCTTCTTTATAGACAGGGTACACAACTACAGAGCCTATGACGAAGCCGGAAAACCCGCTAAAGGGAAATTTGCGCAGATTTTCGAAGAACAATACAACGATTTGATCGCTTCTCCCCGGTACAAAGAACTGGATAAATTTGATGTGTCGGCTATCCACGACGGTTATTTTTCACAAGACAACAAAGGAATTCTGAAGGATACTTCCGGAATTACTGCACTTGATTACAGTACCTACGACAGGATTATGAAAGAGAAGGAAAAACTCCTTTCACTCGATGATCCGTTGAAGTTTATATTCTCCCACTCCGCCCTGAGGGAAGGATGGGATAATCCGAATGTTTTTCAAATATGTACTCTGAACGAAACAAAATCGACACTTCGAAAAAGGCAGGAGATAGGAAGAGGCCTTCGATTACCCGTTGATCAGGAAGGTAACAGAGTATTTGACGAAGTGATTAACAGACTGACAGTCGTGGCAAATGAGAGCTATGATGAATTTGCAAAGACTCTTCAGAGAGAGTATGAGGATGATTGCGGCGTAACATTTGGAAAGATTTCAAAGTTTGCCTTCAGTCAGTTGCATGCGGGCGAAAATGATCCCGAAGCAAAGGTTGGCAGAGTTCGATCAGAGTTTATTTGGAATGATCTGGTTCAGAACGGCATACTTGACGGAAACGGGAAGATCACTCACAAGTTTAACCCCTCCTCCCCCGGATTCACTTTGGGAGTCAGAAATATAGACCCCTCAATGGAAGCAGAAATAATTGAAACCATAGAATCGTATCAAATCGACAGGCACATCAAAAAAGATGAGGAGCCAAAGAAGCTTCGATTAAAATCAGAAAAAGAACTCGTAGAACAGGATCTCAATGAAGACTTTCGTGCTTTGTGGGAAAAGATCAGACAAAAGACCTCCTTCAAAGTTGAATTTGACACGAATGTGCTGATAAACAATTGCGTCAGAATGATCAAATCGATGGCGACAGTGGAAAAGGTAAAGATCAAATACACCGAAGCTGAATTGACAGTGGATAAAAGGGGTGTGACAGGTGATGTTACACGGGTCAGGGAAAGACTTTCATCCTATATCGGACCTCTTCCCGATGTCATCGCCTACCTTCAAAGAGAAACCGAACTCACAAGGAGGACTCTCGTAACAATCTTAACGGAGTCGGGCAGATTGCAGGAATTTATCGTAAATCCTCAGAAATTCATGGAGCAGGTAACCAATATCATAAACCGTGAAAAACAGAAGCTGATCATTGACGGAATAAAATATGAGAAAATCGCCGGTGAAGTGTATCAGATGGAATTGTTTGAGCAAAAGGAAATCGACAGTTATCTGAGTAACCGGCTTGCTGTGAGGAAGTCAATCTACGACTATGTAGTTTACGACAGCAGTATCGAAAAGAAATTCGCCGAAGCACTGGATAAACGGGAGGATGTGAAACTCTTCCTGAAACTTCCGAACTGGTTTACCGTAACCACCCCCATCGGTGAATACAATCCTGATTGGGCAATCGTGAAGCATGACCAGTCAAAAGTATATCTCGTTCGGGAAACCAAAGGAAACAAAGACCGTTCAAAACTTCGCCCCTCTGAAGCCGAAAAGATCGAGTGCGCCGAGAAACACTTTAATACCCTCGGCGTAAGTTTTGATGTAGTTGTGGATGCGGGGGAGGTATAA
- a CDS encoding type I restriction enzyme HsdR N-terminal domain-containing protein, whose protein sequence is MGKKTKVARTTNHSEEDIKIKIILPILKDLGFSEDQLSFEDKFTITLGHNLLDIKQSVDGYSDILCKSPDGKRNLFVIEVKRDDVKFTEKEIEQVISYARLVHPIAPLSILTNGNELLVYDTYTKELYENNIDFSDPTKLKIHHGLKEDIEYRYEALKFLVGYNLINLKAFVEEQQKTRMASFFGDISNLSKKYIPELYQAPSDLAPLFKEFLTDAKSVFLIIGEQGVGKTNAMCYLAQKHLIDQIPFFYAGHLISEDVLELIKKDCNWFFSSHLEADQIVDRLASLTLPERKLIIFIDAIDEVIIQNFPSFPRQLNELVVKFKKFPNVKIVISSKTNTAYRFLKIGGEPSDILEQLFISGGNEVEPGKKNEYSFKVELFNNHDFKDVYSLYCNRLSINGAPPASILDELHRGIALKVFCIVFQGKQVDHKIDFKELFELYLENILSKIKNPAHVIRILHQLSKCIFEKNEEESHENYSLDFIEEEEFRNYLKFGINDEIPHELFDYNILTRQSNYTKTPSVGFYYTMVRDFLMVSKTMDIYSMNFDSFKVKIEELSQFGLGKDLISVINLFLDVQRKVWLVTIYEGKCEQFSNEMVRITELANPKLKNFLFPGLKNSIGFVFGKGIASPYRGVREKQRNEPLVSYFNGEFDYEVWFGSMRLFDFRIDSPILILKDPIGLAHKEMIERITKVVNSGLLIETECKTIEIEVLFRLIQNNQDKLGLNLVKLSSFAQKNHGKLTLDRTDILRRTKKYFALKHFQNLSPQNLHREFQKINTHWPGTNNNLNFSQLSLQDIIEGFQHEILDEYANRFRLGDEMEMKRIFDILMRWDDLKFSPPLNHNFPNWNQNNQIVIGNQHDFSASLLDSILNSFSTDQIEEYLTTFFNCFIESYRDLIKSNFESLSDRFELYKELPVDLLFSVDYKSGAVMYGLSKNGSNSVRSVEKIGFDGDIFAGAGCRLADFFVSETSYPFLHDKTEKISNSAVIRNFVYRRIESEIKSSNFKF, encoded by the coding sequence ATGGGAAAGAAGACCAAAGTGGCAAGGACCACAAACCATTCCGAGGAAGATATCAAGATTAAAATCATTCTACCGATCTTAAAGGATCTTGGATTTAGCGAAGACCAATTGTCTTTCGAGGATAAATTTACTATCACTCTTGGCCATAACCTATTGGATATTAAGCAGAGCGTCGACGGCTATTCTGATATACTTTGCAAATCCCCAGATGGTAAACGTAATCTCTTCGTAATAGAGGTAAAGAGAGATGATGTTAAGTTTACCGAAAAGGAAATTGAACAGGTCATCTCTTATGCCAGACTGGTTCACCCTATAGCCCCTCTTTCAATACTGACAAATGGGAATGAATTGTTAGTCTATGACACATATACTAAAGAGTTGTACGAAAACAACATAGACTTTAGTGACCCTACCAAATTGAAAATACACCATGGATTGAAAGAAGATATTGAGTATCGATATGAAGCACTAAAATTTCTTGTAGGTTACAATTTAATCAATCTAAAAGCTTTTGTTGAAGAACAGCAAAAAACACGAATGGCCTCATTTTTTGGGGATATTTCTAATCTAAGTAAAAAATATATACCTGAACTCTATCAAGCTCCCTCCGACTTAGCCCCCCTGTTTAAAGAATTTCTCACTGATGCCAAATCAGTTTTTCTAATAATTGGTGAGCAGGGGGTCGGTAAAACAAATGCAATGTGTTATTTAGCTCAAAAGCACCTTATTGATCAGATACCGTTTTTTTATGCAGGACATCTTATTTCAGAAGATGTACTTGAACTTATTAAGAAAGATTGCAACTGGTTCTTCTCATCCCACCTTGAGGCTGATCAGATTGTAGATAGGTTAGCAAGTCTGACTTTGCCCGAAAGGAAATTAATCATCTTCATTGATGCTATTGATGAAGTAATAATTCAAAATTTCCCCAGTTTTCCCAGACAACTAAATGAATTGGTTGTTAAATTCAAGAAATTTCCGAATGTAAAAATAGTAATCAGTTCCAAAACAAACACCGCCTACAGATTTTTGAAAATCGGGGGTGAACCCTCCGATATTTTGGAACAATTATTCATATCTGGTGGGAATGAGGTTGAGCCCGGCAAAAAAAACGAGTATAGTTTTAAAGTTGAGTTGTTCAATAACCATGATTTCAAAGATGTTTATTCTCTTTATTGTAATCGTTTGAGTATAAATGGAGCACCTCCTGCCAGCATACTTGATGAATTGCATCGTGGTATTGCACTCAAAGTATTTTGCATTGTTTTTCAGGGTAAACAGGTAGATCATAAAATAGATTTTAAAGAATTGTTTGAACTTTATCTGGAAAATATTCTTTCCAAAATTAAAAATCCAGCACATGTAATAAGAATTTTACACCAATTAAGCAAGTGCATATTTGAAAAGAACGAAGAAGAATCACACGAAAATTATTCTCTAGATTTTATTGAGGAAGAGGAATTCCGAAACTATCTAAAGTTTGGAATTAATGATGAAATCCCTCACGAGTTATTTGACTATAACATTCTGACACGCCAATCAAACTATACAAAAACACCTTCAGTTGGTTTTTACTATACAATGGTCAGAGACTTTTTGATGGTCTCAAAAACAATGGATATTTACTCAATGAATTTCGATTCCTTCAAGGTCAAAATTGAAGAACTTTCACAATTTGGTCTTGGAAAAGATCTAATTTCTGTGATTAATCTTTTTTTAGATGTTCAGAGAAAAGTATGGTTAGTGACTATCTATGAAGGCAAATGTGAACAATTTTCGAATGAAATGGTGCGCATTACCGAACTAGCTAACCCAAAACTAAAAAACTTCTTATTTCCAGGACTTAAAAACAGCATAGGTTTTGTGTTCGGCAAGGGTATAGCTTCACCTTATCGTGGAGTAAGAGAAAAACAGAGGAATGAGCCTTTGGTGAGCTATTTTAATGGAGAGTTTGATTACGAGGTATGGTTTGGGAGCATGAGACTTTTCGATTTTAGGATTGACAGCCCTATCCTGATCCTCAAGGACCCTATTGGATTAGCTCATAAAGAGATGATTGAGAGAATAACAAAGGTTGTAAATTCTGGTCTACTTATTGAAACTGAATGCAAAACAATTGAGATCGAGGTATTGTTTAGATTGATACAAAACAATCAAGACAAATTAGGATTGAATCTGGTGAAGTTATCTTCGTTTGCACAAAAAAATCATGGTAAATTGACATTGGATCGTACGGATATTCTTCGGAGGACGAAAAAATATTTTGCACTTAAGCACTTTCAGAATCTATCACCTCAAAATTTGCATCGAGAGTTTCAAAAAATAAACACCCATTGGCCGGGCACCAACAATAACTTAAATTTTAGTCAATTATCACTCCAAGATATTATTGAAGGATTTCAACACGAAATTCTAGATGAATATGCAAATCGATTCAGACTTGGAGATGAAATGGAGATGAAAAGAATATTTGATATCCTGATGAGGTGGGATGATCTCAAATTTAGCCCTCCACTTAACCATAATTTTCCTAATTGGAATCAAAACAACCAAATTGTGATAGGAAATCAGCATGATTTTAGTGCATCGTTACTAGACTCAATCTTAAACTCATTCTCAACGGATCAGATTGAAGAATACTTAACAACTTTTTTTAATTGCTTTATCGAAAGCTACCGTGATCTTATAAAATCTAATTTTGAGAGTCTTTCGGATAGATTCGAGTTATACAAAGAACTACCCGTTGATTTACTTTTTTCGGTTGATTACAAGTCGGGAGCTGTTATGTATGGTTTAAGCAAAAATGGTTCAAATTCTGTGAGAAGTGTCGAAAAAATAGGTTTTGATGGAGATATATTCGCTGGCGCAGGTTGTCGGCTAGCAGATTTTTTTGTAAGTGAAACATCCTATCCCTTTTTACATGATAAAACTGAGAAAATAAGTAATTCGGCTGTAATAAGGAATTTTGTTTACCGGCGGATTGAGAGTGAGATTAAAAGCTCGAATTTTAAATTCTGA